The candidate division KSB1 bacterium genome has a window encoding:
- a CDS encoding DMT family transporter — protein MGLETRERAILLTLVSSFLWGSSFVAVKVGLRYVDPIWFAFWRTLGAGTLLILLAGGQGRSWYFAQPRIWLLGGLNAAAFVAQNVGMLGTTASKAAFYVNLGFVGVAFLSWAVLGESFGSTKVLSISLGVVGVTGLATGFRAAALRGGSLWGDALVIAAGLLWAGYFVMTKLLLEHPQVRVVPLTGSVLALTGIFLLPLCLVHGHSHVDGPWQGLAVLTYTTVFCSAIPLVLWAKGLRHLTPTASAVILLAEPVIGAVFGFVLLGERFSPVEAGGALLILVAIGLYSKAEVGPDDR, from the coding sequence ATGGGGTTGGAGACGCGGGAACGGGCCATTCTCCTGACTCTCGTGAGCAGCTTCCTTTGGGGGTCTTCCTTCGTAGCGGTGAAAGTAGGGCTTCGATATGTGGACCCGATCTGGTTCGCCTTCTGGCGCACCCTGGGAGCGGGAACTCTGCTCATCCTCCTCGCAGGCGGTCAAGGCCGGAGCTGGTATTTTGCCCAGCCGAGGATCTGGTTGCTCGGGGGTCTGAACGCAGCCGCCTTTGTGGCGCAAAATGTCGGGATGCTTGGGACGACGGCCAGCAAAGCCGCCTTCTACGTCAACCTCGGCTTCGTAGGGGTGGCTTTTCTGTCCTGGGCGGTGCTGGGAGAGTCGTTCGGTTCAACGAAGGTGCTGTCCATTTCTCTTGGCGTCGTGGGAGTGACGGGCCTGGCAACCGGGTTCCGAGCCGCGGCGCTGCGCGGGGGTTCACTTTGGGGAGACGCGCTGGTGATCGCGGCCGGGCTGCTCTGGGCCGGCTACTTCGTGATGACCAAGCTCCTGCTGGAACATCCCCAGGTGCGCGTCGTCCCTTTGACCGGCAGCGTGCTCGCGTTGACAGGGATCTTCCTCCTTCCCCTGTGTCTGGTCCACGGACATTCGCACGTAGACGGCCCGTGGCAGGGCCTGGCGGTTCTGACGTACACGACCGTGTTCTGTTCGGCGATTCCCCTGGTACTTTGGGCCAAGGGGCTGCGCCACCTCACCCCCACCGCATCGGCCGTGATCCTGCTGGCGGAGCCAGTAATAGGGGCCGTATTCGGCTTCGTTCTACTGGGTGAGCGGTTCAGCCCCGTGGAGGCCGGCGGCGCCTTGCTCATTCTGGTGGCAATCGGCTTGTACTCGAAGGCGGAAGTTGGCCCCGATGATCGGTGA
- a CDS encoding aminotransferase class V-fold PLP-dependent enzyme translates to MDIRHSPWRDQILGVDTVVPVLGGRERPYVNLDNAASTPPLKSVVDAVHRFLPWYASVHRGSGFKSKLSTWLYEEARTKVLEFVGADPDRYVVIFVGNTTEAINKLAWHLRKVYGEAAVLTTLMEHHSNDLPWRRCGQLLRLPLDAWGCPQFDYLEDQLRNQGGRIKLVAVTGASNVTGVVTPIHDIARIAHRYGAHVFVDAAQLAPHRRIRMVGDGDGDSAIDFLAFSAHKMYAPFGSGALIARRDLLTADEPWEVGGGTVRVVTPSAVIYANAPESEEAGSPNVVGVLALAAAIDWFRTTGMDAVEQFERELTRAAWKTLISVPGIQLYGPPVQETGPERLGVFAFNLPGWEHGHLAAVLSYEFAIGVRNGCFCAQPYLRAILGLSQEPQPLAPSSGERSSVPGAVRASLGLYNTLEEIEYLANALRDLATGRHKPAVYTRTDWGEYLPKEGGFDARRFCLGRILAQ, encoded by the coding sequence ATGGACATTCGACACAGTCCCTGGAGAGACCAGATTCTTGGCGTCGACACCGTCGTCCCCGTCCTCGGGGGTAGAGAACGCCCGTACGTAAACTTGGACAATGCGGCCTCCACCCCACCCCTCAAGTCTGTTGTGGACGCCGTCCATCGTTTTCTACCCTGGTACGCCAGCGTCCACCGGGGAAGCGGATTCAAGTCCAAGCTTTCCACCTGGCTCTACGAGGAGGCCAGGACAAAGGTCCTCGAGTTCGTGGGTGCCGACCCGGACAGGTACGTGGTGATCTTCGTCGGGAACACCACGGAAGCGATCAACAAGCTGGCCTGGCATCTGCGCAAGGTCTACGGCGAAGCCGCAGTGCTCACCACCCTTATGGAACACCATTCGAACGACCTGCCTTGGCGGCGCTGCGGTCAACTTCTGCGTCTCCCGCTCGACGCCTGGGGATGTCCCCAGTTCGACTACCTGGAAGACCAGCTCCGCAACCAGGGCGGGCGAATAAAGCTGGTAGCGGTGACTGGGGCTTCCAACGTCACCGGTGTCGTCACCCCGATCCACGACATTGCTCGCATCGCCCACCGCTACGGTGCTCACGTCTTTGTGGACGCCGCTCAGCTGGCGCCGCACCGCCGGATCCGAATGGTCGGCGACGGAGACGGGGACAGCGCCATTGACTTCCTCGCCTTTTCCGCCCATAAAATGTACGCACCGTTTGGCTCGGGGGCCCTCATTGCCCGCCGGGATCTTTTGACAGCCGACGAGCCCTGGGAGGTGGGCGGAGGGACGGTTCGGGTCGTGACACCAAGCGCGGTGATCTATGCGAATGCCCCCGAGAGCGAGGAGGCTGGATCGCCCAACGTGGTGGGCGTGTTGGCCCTGGCAGCCGCCATCGACTGGTTCCGGACGACGGGAATGGACGCCGTCGAGCAATTCGAGCGCGAGCTAACCCGCGCGGCCTGGAAGACCCTGATCAGCGTGCCTGGGATCCAGCTCTACGGCCCACCGGTCCAGGAAACGGGGCCAGAGCGACTGGGAGTGTTCGCGTTCAACCTCCCCGGCTGGGAGCACGGTCATCTGGCAGCTGTGCTCAGCTACGAGTTCGCCATCGGGGTACGTAATGGCTGCTTCTGCGCCCAGCCTTACTTGAGAGCCATACTGGGGCTATCCCAGGAACCTCAGCCTCTCGCTCCGAGTTCGGGCGAACGCAGCTCGGTCCCTGGGGCCGTGCGGGCAAGCCTCGGCCTCTACAACACCCTCGAGGAGATCGAGTATCTTGCCAACGCCCTGAGGGATCTCGCTACGGGCCGCCACAAGCCTGCGGTGTACACACGCACGGACTGGGGAGAGTATCTGCCGAAAGAGGGGGGCTTCGATGCTCGGAGGTTCTGCCTGGGCCGAATCCTGGCCCAATGA
- a CDS encoding HEAT repeat domain-containing protein, with the protein MKRIGTFVPTGSYRRWLLAIVLVGPLSLAWAQRGPVDTFYLAKESLARQDWRQAAVLFEAVLQGRATAPHQEESLFWIAYCYQKLGEHEKARGRYAEYLDRYPSGRFAPVVRARLRSLLRAKATGTKRPPQRAVERTQTQVVSTGREEKTSAVPEELPLILSLLEDTADPSLRVVLITSLGELEDPSVISRLEAIALYGSSNRERVAAVRTLASLEHPSAIASLTDIARRVQEPEVARAIVPILLAAPTDPSPVLWEIARHNENIETKVLALTHLARCPTAHRLADSLYTLALSASAPTPVRREAIRALGKMTVSPESKRFWTAPRFLPLIRAVLDGSGLTAGDLVPLLSKADGDQWSQISPEILELGRRSGHEQLAPLLRLFQEKGLGKVPPQRFIEILREPEVSPSAAALTLDLLRHHRPEVVPQAFQAYLEGHPEPDGLETLIREVGPQERFALLQQVLSTPQPERRRAVVRALGALAPQSPEVVQLLVQLTEEDPDPLVQWEAYRQLKQLPYAPAQKAVRRLEEERYR; encoded by the coding sequence ATGAAGAGAATCGGCACATTTGTACCCACAGGGTCTTACCGAAGGTGGCTTTTGGCGATCGTCCTCGTGGGCCCCCTATCGCTCGCGTGGGCTCAGAGGGGGCCGGTCGATACCTTTTACCTCGCCAAGGAGTCCCTCGCCCGTCAGGACTGGCGGCAGGCAGCCGTCCTTTTCGAGGCGGTCCTGCAAGGTCGTGCTACAGCTCCGCACCAGGAAGAGTCCCTATTCTGGATCGCCTATTGCTATCAGAAACTCGGCGAACACGAAAAGGCGAGAGGCAGATACGCTGAGTACCTGGACCGTTACCCATCGGGAAGGTTCGCTCCCGTCGTGCGGGCGCGATTGCGGTCCCTCTTACGTGCCAAGGCTACGGGCACGAAAAGACCGCCTCAGAGAGCAGTTGAGCGAACCCAAACGCAGGTGGTGAGCACGGGAAGAGAGGAAAAGACCAGCGCCGTTCCAGAAGAGCTCCCCCTAATCCTGTCTCTTCTCGAGGACACAGCCGATCCTTCCTTGCGCGTGGTGTTGATCACAAGCCTCGGAGAGCTGGAAGATCCCTCCGTCATCTCCCGGCTCGAGGCCATTGCCCTGTACGGCTCCTCCAACCGGGAACGGGTTGCGGCGGTGCGGACGCTCGCGAGCCTTGAACATCCTTCTGCGATCGCCAGCCTGACCGACATTGCGCGAAGGGTCCAGGAACCGGAAGTCGCCAGGGCCATCGTGCCCATTCTGCTTGCGGCGCCCACTGACCCCTCCCCTGTGCTCTGGGAAATCGCGCGCCATAATGAGAACATTGAGACGAAGGTCCTGGCCTTGACGCACCTGGCCCGCTGTCCGACGGCTCATCGCCTTGCCGATAGCCTGTATACCCTAGCCCTGTCCGCGTCAGCGCCGACCCCGGTGCGGCGCGAAGCCATCCGCGCCCTCGGGAAAATGACGGTGAGCCCGGAAAGCAAACGATTCTGGACTGCGCCGCGGTTTCTCCCCCTCATAAGAGCAGTTCTGGATGGTAGCGGACTCACCGCCGGCGACCTGGTGCCCCTCCTGTCCAAAGCGGACGGCGATCAGTGGAGCCAGATCAGCCCGGAAATCCTGGAACTGGGCCGCCGTTCCGGCCACGAGCAGCTCGCGCCTCTGTTGCGTCTGTTCCAAGAGAAGGGCCTCGGGAAGGTACCCCCGCAGCGTTTCATCGAGATCCTGCGTGAACCTGAGGTTTCCCCCTCGGCAGCCGCGCTGACCCTCGATCTATTGAGGCACCACCGACCCGAGGTAGTGCCACAGGCCTTTCAGGCTTACCTCGAAGGCCATCCCGAGCCAGACGGGTTGGAGACCTTGATCCGGGAGGTGGGACCGCAGGAGAGGTTTGCGCTCCTGCAACAGGTCCTCTCTACTCCTCAGCCTGAGAGGCGGCGGGCGGTGGTACGGGCCCTCGGGGCTCTGGCCCCCCAGAGTCCTGAGGTTGTCCAGCTCCTTGTCCAGCTGACGGAGGAGGACCCGGATCCCCTGGTTCAGTGGGAAGCGTATCGGCAGCTCAAGCAGCTCCCCTACGCTCCGGCGCAGAAGGCTGTTCGCCGGCTGGAGGAAGAACGGTACCGCTGA
- a CDS encoding 1-acyl-sn-glycerol-3-phosphate acyltransferase, with translation MCRTCAITVRRLGAQLLVDSDLRPAWEWFEAVRTRLRSVPCSSEADWLQPEERLLAVSEWGVLRRSTDGRRFRGFGGISRKVEELVPAGSCRVYLTNRRFAVEQGGRLEIFPLDELDCVTTDARSFVFRRLGEDACYVEFPSQSPLFWELLCRETLRSYWAGRGKEVVEFQPWVRFREQERTLRWDPTLVRSAGVCDRPRDSALRELTYGALRILVRSILRLVFGFQARGLERLPCKGPFVLLLNHEGYLDSFFALAALPVKIGFVAKNTEFAGPIKRAVMRLFRSIPVHRHRPDPVALRQVVRLLQRGSPVAIFPEGERTWDGRRLPPKRSVVKLLIRAGVPIVPCRIEGSFAVLPRWDHKLRRHRVTLWVGHPFQIPRTIGTLDEAARYIGERIDELGRVSPEEVIE, from the coding sequence GTGTGCCGGACGTGCGCCATCACTGTCCGGCGATTGGGTGCGCAGCTTCTGGTGGACAGCGACTTGCGCCCGGCCTGGGAGTGGTTCGAGGCCGTGCGGACACGCCTGAGATCCGTTCCGTGCTCTTCCGAAGCCGATTGGTTGCAACCCGAGGAGCGTCTTCTCGCCGTCAGCGAGTGGGGCGTCCTGCGTCGGTCCACCGATGGCCGACGGTTTCGGGGATTTGGGGGGATAAGCCGGAAAGTGGAGGAGCTGGTGCCCGCTGGCTCCTGTCGCGTGTACCTGACGAATCGTCGTTTCGCGGTCGAACAGGGCGGAAGGTTAGAGATCTTCCCGCTGGATGAGCTCGACTGTGTGACTACGGACGCCCGCTCCTTCGTCTTCAGGCGTCTGGGGGAAGATGCGTGCTATGTCGAGTTCCCCTCACAGTCGCCCTTGTTCTGGGAGCTTCTCTGCCGGGAGACCTTGCGGAGCTACTGGGCGGGGAGGGGGAAAGAGGTGGTGGAGTTCCAGCCTTGGGTGCGCTTTCGCGAGCAAGAAAGGACCCTCCGCTGGGACCCGACACTGGTCCGGAGCGCGGGTGTATGTGATCGTCCGCGGGACTCCGCCCTACGGGAGCTTACGTACGGGGCCTTGAGAATCCTTGTGCGCTCGATCCTGAGGCTTGTCTTCGGTTTTCAGGCCAGGGGGCTGGAGCGGTTGCCGTGCAAGGGGCCTTTTGTTCTGCTCCTGAACCACGAGGGCTACCTGGATTCGTTTTTTGCCCTGGCGGCTCTTCCGGTGAAAATCGGATTTGTGGCGAAGAATACGGAATTTGCCGGGCCGATCAAGAGGGCAGTAATGCGCCTGTTTCGATCCATCCCCGTCCACCGTCACCGGCCAGACCCTGTGGCTCTGCGGCAGGTGGTGCGCCTTCTGCAGCGGGGTTCCCCGGTGGCGATTTTCCCCGAGGGGGAACGAACGTGGGACGGGCGACGTCTGCCCCCCAAGCGGTCCGTCGTGAAACTGCTGATCCGAGCTGGGGTGCCGATCGTCCCATGTCGGATCGAGGGCTCCTTTGCCGTCTTGCCCCGGTGGGACCATAAGCTCCGCCGCCACAGGGTCACCCTTTGGGTGGGTCATCCCTTCCAGATTCCCAGGACCATCGGCACTTTGGACGAGGCGGCAAGGTACATTGGCGAGCGAATCGACGAGCTCGGCCGGGTCAGTCCCGAGGAGGTAATCGAATGA
- a CDS encoding spore maturation protein, with translation MLNYIWLGLMAIALLVGGTTGKITEVTKAAFSSSGTAVEIALGLVGVMALWLGIMRIAEEAGMVRALAYLVRPIARRLFPDVPPEHPAMGAMVLNIAANWLGLGNAATPLGLKAMEELQKLNPEKDTATNAMVMFLALNTASITLIPATVIAVRAQLGSSDPAEIIGTTIFSSTCATLAAVTATKLLEYAQLAARERWARFLGLGKALGIFALGVALIAVLRMLGILSALFGWLTPELFRKAISAISDWAIPVLLFAIPVSAAVRRVKVYEAFVEGAKEGFQIAVRIIPFLVAILVAIAMFRSSGAMDLFVRLVSPLTDLIGMPAEVLPAALMRPLSGSGTLGIITELMKTHGPDSFIGRLASTIYGCTETTFYVIAVYFGSVQIKKTRHAVPAGLIGDCAGILAALFICKLVFGE, from the coding sequence ATGCTCAATTACATCTGGCTCGGACTCATGGCTATTGCTCTCCTTGTGGGGGGCACCACGGGTAAGATCACCGAGGTGACCAAAGCCGCTTTTTCTTCCTCAGGCACAGCGGTGGAAATCGCCCTTGGGCTGGTAGGGGTCATGGCCCTCTGGTTGGGCATCATGCGAATTGCGGAGGAAGCGGGGATGGTGCGCGCTCTGGCGTATCTTGTGCGGCCCATCGCCCGGCGGCTTTTCCCTGACGTCCCGCCAGAGCATCCTGCGATGGGGGCCATGGTTCTGAACATCGCCGCCAACTGGCTGGGATTGGGCAACGCCGCTACCCCTTTGGGCCTCAAAGCTATGGAGGAGCTGCAGAAGCTGAATCCGGAAAAGGACACCGCCACCAACGCCATGGTGATGTTTCTGGCTTTGAACACCGCCAGCATTACCCTCATCCCCGCCACGGTCATTGCCGTACGGGCCCAGCTTGGTTCCTCGGACCCGGCCGAGATCATCGGGACCACCATTTTCTCTTCGACCTGTGCCACATTAGCCGCGGTAACGGCCACCAAACTTCTTGAATATGCCCAGTTGGCGGCACGGGAGCGCTGGGCACGCTTCTTGGGTCTGGGCAAGGCCCTTGGGATTTTCGCCCTCGGCGTAGCGCTCATCGCGGTCTTAAGAATGTTGGGAATTCTTTCTGCTCTGTTCGGATGGCTCACGCCGGAGCTCTTCCGAAAGGCGATCTCGGCTATCTCGGATTGGGCCATTCCGGTGCTGCTGTTCGCAATTCCCGTGAGCGCCGCTGTTCGCAGGGTGAAGGTCTACGAAGCCTTCGTCGAAGGGGCCAAAGAAGGATTCCAGATTGCCGTGCGTATCATCCCTTTCCTTGTGGCGATTCTGGTGGCGATCGCCATGTTTCGGAGCTCCGGAGCAATGGACTTGTTTGTGCGCCTCGTTTCGCCCCTCACCGATCTAATCGGCATGCCGGCGGAGGTGCTACCGGCCGCCCTCATGCGACCCCTCTCCGGCAGCGGCACGCTCGGCATCATCACGGAACTTATGAAAACCCACGGACCGGACTCCTTCATTGGCCGTCTTGCCTCCACGATCTACGGATGTACGGAAACCACCTTTTACGTGATCGCCGTGTACTTTGGGAGCGTTCAGATCAAGAAGACGCGCCACGCCGTCCCGGCCGGTCTCATCGGGGACTGCGCGGGAATCCTGGCAGCCCTGTTCATCTGCAAGCTGGTGTTCGGGGAGTAA
- a CDS encoding PorV/PorQ family protein gives MRRLCSYLARGLILSVSVGQAIAGSSRGTVGFAFLRTPWAPRPAAMGGAFVAVSGDPTGVGFNPAGSYDVAERTLHASFADYLLDFATGCVAFSHHLGIIGRGEFSAAFMTYGKFQETDASGLRTGRTFGAGTIVVSETVARPLLRNLLGGVTLKYVHSYIDVYSSQAFLADFGLLFHTPVPDLDVGFAVQNVGKVLSPFLAAKDKLPLCYRIGWSKRLAHLPLLYAVELFKYPDDDYQFAIGGEFTLTPHLFLRWGYCSLARQMKLGMDADQFAGVSVGVGFLWRGYRLDYALSSFGQLGTVNRFGLNAAL, from the coding sequence ATGCGCAGACTGTGTTCGTACCTCGCCCGAGGCCTGATTCTTTCGGTGAGCGTGGGGCAGGCTATTGCCGGCAGCTCGCGGGGAACCGTAGGCTTTGCGTTCCTGCGAACCCCTTGGGCACCGCGACCAGCGGCAATGGGTGGGGCCTTTGTAGCGGTCTCAGGAGACCCCACCGGCGTAGGCTTTAACCCTGCAGGTAGCTACGACGTCGCCGAACGCACGCTGCACGCAAGCTTTGCGGATTACCTGCTCGACTTTGCGACCGGCTGCGTGGCTTTCTCCCATCATCTCGGGATCATCGGCCGAGGCGAGTTCAGCGCGGCTTTCATGACCTATGGCAAGTTCCAGGAAACCGACGCCTCAGGATTGCGTACCGGGAGGACTTTCGGCGCCGGAACCATTGTCGTTTCCGAGACGGTCGCCCGTCCCTTGCTCCGAAATCTCCTGGGCGGTGTGACGCTGAAGTACGTGCACAGCTACATCGACGTGTACAGCAGTCAGGCATTCCTCGCCGATTTCGGATTGCTTTTTCATACCCCGGTGCCCGACCTGGACGTGGGATTTGCCGTGCAAAACGTGGGCAAGGTGCTCTCCCCATTTCTTGCGGCGAAGGATAAACTCCCTCTCTGTTACCGGATCGGCTGGTCCAAGAGACTTGCGCACTTGCCTCTCCTCTACGCCGTGGAACTTTTCAAGTACCCAGATGACGACTACCAGTTCGCCATCGGTGGCGAATTCACCCTCACGCCGCACCTGTTCCTGCGCTGGGGATATTGCTCGCTCGCTCGGCAAATGAAACTGGGAATGGATGCGGATCAGTTCGCAGGGGTATCCGTCGGCGTGGGATTCCTGTGGCGAGGGTATCGCCTTGACTACGCACTTTCGTCGTTTGGACAGCTGGGCACCGTAAACCGGTTCGGCTTGAACGCCGCACTATAA
- the nifU gene encoding Fe-S cluster assembly scaffold protein NifU yields MGSGAHFDYNEKVLDHFLNPRNVGTLEDADGVGKVGNPVCGDVMQFFIRVEGDRIVEARFRTFGCGAAIATSSMVTEMVKGKSLREALSISNRAVAEALGGLPPQKMHCSNLAADALRAAIEDYCRRQGKSLEECLGRTEDHCGSTEHVSGES; encoded by the coding sequence TTGGGAAGCGGGGCCCATTTTGACTACAACGAGAAAGTCCTTGACCACTTCCTAAATCCGCGCAATGTGGGCACTTTGGAAGACGCGGACGGGGTGGGTAAGGTCGGCAACCCGGTGTGCGGGGATGTCATGCAGTTCTTCATCCGCGTGGAGGGCGATCGCATCGTTGAGGCGAGGTTCCGAACCTTCGGCTGCGGAGCCGCCATCGCCACAAGCAGCATGGTCACCGAGATGGTGAAGGGAAAGTCCCTTCGCGAGGCACTGAGCATCTCCAACAGGGCCGTGGCCGAAGCTTTGGGCGGGTTGCCTCCCCAGAAGATGCACTGCTCGAACTTGGCCGCCGATGCCCTGCGCGCAGCGATCGAGGATTATTGCCGACGCCAAGGGAAGAGCCTGGAGGAATGTCTCGGCCGAACCGAGGATCACTGTGGGTCAACGGAGCATGTTTCGGGAGAATCGTGA
- a CDS encoding HAD family hydrolase has product MIVVEIPGYRTLALSYLVLDINGTLTVDGQLREGVAERLAKLREHVKVILLSADTLGNAREVAGRLGVPLERVPVPGEREAKERFVLRLGPEAVAAIGNGANDVLMLQAAALGIAVIGKEGASREALSAAHIVVADIVDALDLLLHPKRLVATLRR; this is encoded by the coding sequence ATGATCGTCGTAGAGATCCCGGGTTATCGTACCCTGGCCCTCTCGTACCTCGTCCTCGACATCAACGGGACTCTGACCGTTGATGGCCAGCTCCGGGAGGGTGTGGCCGAGCGCCTCGCAAAGCTTCGTGAGCACGTGAAGGTCATCCTCCTGAGCGCCGACACGCTGGGCAACGCACGGGAAGTGGCCGGACGCCTTGGGGTACCGCTCGAACGAGTTCCCGTTCCCGGCGAGCGCGAGGCAAAAGAGAGGTTCGTGTTGAGACTCGGACCGGAGGCCGTGGCGGCGATCGGAAACGGGGCCAACGACGTCTTGATGCTGCAGGCCGCCGCCTTGGGAATCGCGGTGATCGGGAAGGAGGGAGCCAGCCGCGAAGCGTTAAGCGCAGCCCACATCGTGGTGGCAGACATCGTGGACGCGCTGGATCTCTTGCTGCACCCCAAGCGCCTGGTGGCCACCCTGCGCAGGTAG
- a CDS encoding MBL fold metallo-hydrolase — protein sequence MAEGGWLKFLGTAGARFVVMKQLRASGGLWVEMNGLQFLIDPGPGTLVRAAASRPALDASRLAGLILTHRHLDHANDVNVMIEAMSNGGSKRHGLLLAPREALEDDPVVLHYCRPFLEGIQVLEEGGTYRLGEVSIRTPIRHLHGAETYGLILEAPAQPKIGLIVDTRFFDGLLEAYAGVDILVLHTVRYDKHGSTPEEILHLNVADAERLIQSIRPKTAILTHFGMTMVRAKPWLVAEELSQRTGTKVIAASDGMRLELA from the coding sequence GTGGCCGAGGGCGGATGGTTGAAGTTTCTGGGCACCGCGGGGGCCCGTTTCGTAGTGATGAAGCAACTCCGCGCGTCCGGTGGACTGTGGGTGGAGATGAACGGCCTCCAGTTTCTGATCGACCCGGGACCCGGTACGCTGGTCAGGGCCGCGGCCAGTCGGCCGGCCCTCGACGCGAGCCGGTTGGCGGGCCTTATCCTCACCCATCGCCACCTGGACCACGCGAACGACGTGAACGTGATGATCGAGGCGATGTCCAACGGCGGCTCGAAGAGGCATGGCCTTCTGCTGGCCCCCAGGGAGGCCCTCGAGGATGATCCGGTCGTGCTACACTACTGTCGCCCGTTCTTGGAGGGCATCCAGGTTCTTGAAGAAGGCGGAACCTACCGGTTGGGCGAGGTGAGCATCCGGACTCCAATCCGGCACCTGCACGGGGCCGAGACCTATGGCCTCATTCTTGAGGCACCCGCCCAGCCGAAGATAGGCCTTATCGTCGACACCCGCTTCTTTGACGGGCTTCTGGAAGCCTATGCGGGGGTGGACATTTTGGTGCTGCATACCGTGCGTTACGACAAGCACGGCTCCACTCCGGAGGAGATCCTCCATCTCAACGTAGCCGACGCGGAGCGCCTGATTCAGTCCATCCGTCCGAAGACCGCCATCCTCACCCATTTCGGCATGACCATGGTCCGAGCTAAGCCGTGGCTGGTGGCCGAAGAATTGAGCCAGCGTACGGGCACGAAGGTGATCGCGGCTTCCGACGGAATGCGCTTGGAGCTCGCGTAG
- the nifS gene encoding cysteine desulfurase NifS, whose product MRRVYLDHNATTPVRQEVLEAMLPYFAERFGNASSVHGFGREARRALEDSREIVAKAINAEPSEVIFTGSGTEADNTAIKGIALALADKGRHIVTSRVEHKAVLETCKFLEKQGFRVTYVPVDRTGMVLPERVAEAIQDDTILVSVMHANNEVGTINPIARIGAICRERGVLFHTDAVQSFCKIPFDVREMNVDLASFSAHKIYGPKGVGALFVRRGIRFTPLLHGGEHERKRRAGTENVAGIVGFARAVQLALAEREAEADRLTRLRDRLWEGIRRRIERVHLNGHPTERLPGTLNVSFEGAEGESILLSLDLKGVAASSGSACTSGSLLPSHVLEAMGVPPELAQSAVRFSLGRSNTEEDVDYTVEVLPEIVARLRQMSALEV is encoded by the coding sequence ATGCGCCGCGTTTACTTGGACCACAATGCCACAACACCGGTGAGGCAAGAAGTCCTCGAAGCCATGCTCCCGTATTTCGCCGAGCGGTTTGGAAATGCCTCCAGCGTTCACGGTTTTGGCCGCGAGGCCCGTCGTGCTCTCGAGGACTCGCGTGAGATCGTGGCCAAGGCCATCAATGCTGAGCCTTCGGAGGTGATTTTCACCGGCAGTGGGACGGAGGCAGACAACACGGCGATCAAGGGGATTGCTCTGGCCTTGGCCGACAAGGGGCGACACATTGTTACCTCGCGCGTGGAACACAAGGCGGTCCTCGAAACCTGCAAGTTTCTCGAGAAACAGGGCTTCCGCGTCACTTATGTGCCAGTTGACCGCACGGGAATGGTTCTACCGGAGCGTGTGGCCGAGGCGATCCAGGACGACACTATTCTCGTGTCGGTCATGCACGCCAATAATGAGGTGGGGACCATCAATCCCATTGCGCGGATTGGTGCGATCTGCCGAGAGCGGGGTGTGCTATTTCACACCGATGCCGTGCAGAGCTTCTGCAAGATTCCGTTCGATGTCCGGGAGATGAACGTGGACCTGGCCAGCTTCTCTGCCCACAAGATCTACGGGCCTAAAGGTGTAGGCGCGCTGTTCGTGCGCCGCGGGATTCGTTTCACCCCCCTTCTCCACGGCGGCGAGCACGAACGGAAGCGCCGAGCTGGGACGGAGAATGTGGCGGGGATCGTGGGGTTTGCCCGGGCGGTGCAGCTGGCCCTGGCTGAACGCGAGGCAGAGGCGGATCGCCTTACACGCCTCCGCGATCGGCTATGGGAAGGAATCCGGCGCCGGATCGAACGCGTTCATCTGAACGGCCATCCTACCGAGAGGCTTCCGGGGACCCTCAACGTGTCGTTTGAGGGTGCGGAAGGAGAATCCATCCTCCTCAGCCTTGACCTGAAAGGGGTCGCAGCCTCGAGCGGATCGGCGTGCACTTCCGGTTCGCTCCTGCCGTCCCATGTGCTGGAGGCCATGGGAGTCCCGCCGGAACTGGCCCAATCGGCGGTGCGTTTCTCCCTGGGCCGCTCGAACACAGAGGAGGACGTCGATTACACCGTGGAGGTCCTGCCTGAGATCGTCGCGCGCCTTCGCCAGATGTCCGCTCTGGAGGTATGA